A region from the Thauera humireducens genome encodes:
- a CDS encoding YdcH family protein: MSDEPFDDATSLRRRLDELRTEHHDLDEAISRLAQLPLGDELMLRRLKKRKLVLKDRIAAIEHLLEPDERA; this comes from the coding sequence ATGAGCGACGAACCCTTCGACGATGCCACCAGCCTGCGCCGCCGGCTGGATGAACTGCGCACCGAGCACCACGACCTGGACGAGGCGATCAGCCGGCTGGCGCAGCTTCCGCTCGGCGACGAACTCATGCTGCGCCGACTCAAGAAACGCAAGCTCGTCCTCAAGGACCGCATCGCCGCCATCGAGCACCTGCTGGAGCCGGACGAGCGCGCCTGA
- the greB gene encoding transcription elongation factor GreB: MNKAFVKENDGGDDDEELSPALRLPAGSKNYMTRRGYDALRAELDQLVRIERPKLVETVAWAAGNGDRSENGDYIYGKKRLREIDRRIRFLIKRIESAEVVDPERQQELEQVFFGATVSFCDLDTEEEQTWQIVGVDEADASQGRISWISPLARAVLKARVGDVVRFQSPAGMREIEVVEIRYV; the protein is encoded by the coding sequence GTGAATAAGGCGTTCGTGAAGGAAAACGACGGCGGGGACGATGATGAGGAACTCTCGCCCGCGCTACGCCTGCCGGCGGGCAGCAAGAACTACATGACCCGGCGCGGCTACGATGCGCTGCGCGCGGAACTGGACCAGCTGGTTCGCATCGAGCGACCGAAGCTGGTCGAGACCGTGGCCTGGGCGGCCGGGAACGGCGACCGCTCGGAGAACGGCGACTACATCTATGGCAAGAAGCGCCTGCGCGAGATCGACCGTCGCATCCGCTTCCTGATCAAGCGCATCGAGAGCGCCGAGGTCGTCGACCCGGAGCGGCAGCAGGAACTGGAGCAGGTGTTCTTTGGCGCGACCGTGAGTTTCTGCGACCTCGATACCGAGGAGGAGCAGACCTGGCAGATCGTCGGCGTGGACGAGGCCGATGCCTCGCAGGGGCGGATCAGCTGGATCTCGCCCCTGGCGCGCGCGGTGCTGAAGGCGAGGGTGGGCGACGTGGTGCGCTTCCAGAGCCCGGCGGGCATGCGGGAGATCGAGGTGGTGGAGATCCGGTACGTTTGA